CATCTTGTGAAAAACGGGTTGTTCGTGCATGCCGAGGAAAAACGGCCGGGTATCGATGCCTTTGTCACGCAATCGTTGTGCCATTTGGGAGGCGTTTATGCCGGTCTCCTCCTCGAGGACGATTCCAAACATCCAGTAGATCGATTTTGCCCAAGGCTCTTCAATGGGGAGCATGAGATCGCGAAGATCGCTCAGGCGTTCACCATAAGCTTTGCCGATTGCCTTTTTTTTCTCCAGGATGGTTTCTATCCGTTCAAGTTGGCCCAGTCCGATGGCGGCCTGAATATTGGTCATGCGGAAATTGTGCCCCGCTTCGGTATGCAGGAACCGCTGCTCCGGACGAAAACAGAGGTTGCGCAGGCTGCGGGCCTTTTCTGCGAACATTGCATTGTCTGTAATGACCATGCCCCCCTCGCCGGTTGTGATCGCCTTGTTTGCATAAAAACTGAACACGGCCAGATCGCTTAATCCGCCGCACCGTTTCCATGCCGCACTGCCGCCGGTTCGGCCGGCGAGATATTCCGCACCATGGGCCTCGGCGGCATCTTCAAGAACCGTCAGAGAATAAGTATCCGCCAGTTCCAGGATGGGATCCACATCCACGGGATGTCCATAGATGTGAACCGGCATGATGGCCTTAAGCCGGTGGGCGTTTCCTGCCTGAACTTCCCGGTCTATCGCATCTTTGACCCCTTCAGGGGACAGGCACCAGGTATGGGGGTCGCAATCCGCCAGAACCGGTATCCCTCCATTATAGATGACCGCCAGGGCGCAGGAAATGATGGTGAAGGTCGGGAGCACAACACGATCCCCCGGTTCCAGACCAATGCAGCCCAAGGCAACCTGAAGGGCTGCCGTACCGCTGCTGACGGCAACGCCGAATTTCTTTCCGCAGTAGTCAGCCCATTTCTCCTCAAATTGTTCAATAAAACGGCCCGATGAGGAAATCCATCCCGTATGCAGACATTCGCGGACATACGCCTCCTCCTGCTTGCCTATCAGGGGTTCGTTGACAGGAATCATTTTCAGGCCTCCTTATCTTCGAAGCGGGTCTTATCGCCCTCTCCTGCATAAGGTCCCTGCTTGACTTCGATCATCGAGGTCTCCTCCAGCATTTCAAAGGAATGTCCGCCGCCGCACAACAGAATTAGGTCGCCGCTTTCCAGGGTCCGGGATGTGATGAAATCCTTTTCAGAAGAGAAGAGATTCACCTTCACTCTGCCGCGTCGGATCATCAGGACCTCCTGGGTGTACAGGACCTGCCGGAACAGGAAATTGTGGACATGGGGAGCAATTTTATGACCGGCAGGATGCTGCATGCAGGCCACCTGCTGGGAAAAGGTAGGAGGGGTGAAAAACCGGATACCGGGTTCATCATAACCTGCCCGAATAATCAGGGCAAGGGGTTCCAGTCCGAAAGAAATGGTTTCAACCAGGGAAGAGGAGGATTCTTCAGGGTTCATGGGTTTTTTCCTTTACCGTTTCCTGAGTCTGTGGTGCGGATCTTTGCTGATCTGTTCGTTCGTACCGGAGTTGCGCCACCTGTTCCGAGACCAGCCCCACCATGAATACGACCACGGACATGGTCATGAGCATGGCGGAAGTGGGACCGTATCGGCCGTCCATGGTAAAGATCCGGAAAAGACCATATCCCAGTCCCGTTGCGAGCATGAAGAAGCTGACCGGAAGAAATACCCGCATGGGAGAGAAGAGGGTGGCAATCTTTAAAAGGATCAGAAAAAAACGGGCGCCATCCCGAAAGAGGCGGATTTTGCTTTTGCCGATGCGGCGGGCTGTGGCGATAGGAACATAAGCCAGGCTGTAACCGGAACGGACAACCGCCAGGGTCAGCGTCGTTGGGTAGGAGAAGGTGTTGGGCAGCAGGGAGACGAACTCGCGGGCGACGACCGCTTTGATCGCGCGAAAGCCCGAGGTGAGATCGTCGATTTTCCTTTTGCAGACATAAGAAGCGAACCGGTTGTAAATGGCATTGGCGAAATCCCGGTGCAGGGGAGTGTCTGAATAGCGGTTCCGGGCGCCAACCGTCATATCATAAGCAGCCATCTTTTCCAGCAGGTGCGGGATGTCTTCCGGGGCGTGCTGGCCGTCTCCGTCGAGCATGACCAGGATGTCCCCTTGTGTATTTCGGATGCCCGTCTTGATGGCGGCGCCGTTTCCAATGGCGTAAGGGTGACGGATGACCCTTGCACCGCAGTATCCGGCGT
This genomic interval from Syntrophus gentianae contains the following:
- a CDS encoding glycosyltransferase family 2 protein — translated: MKPFTRPDISIVIPAHNEAASIGDIVKRAGSVMDACKLSHEILVIDDGSEDDTAKNAGYCGARVIRHPYAIGNGAAIKTGIRNTQGDILVMLDGDGQHAPEDIPHLLEKMAAYDMTVGARNRYSDTPLHRDFANAIYNRFASYVCKRKIDDLTSGFRAIKAVVAREFVSLLPNTFSYPTTLTLAVVRSGYSLAYVPIATARRIGKSKIRLFRDGARFFLILLKIATLFSPMRVFLPVSFFMLATGLGYGLFRIFTMDGRYGPTSAMLMTMSVVVFMVGLVSEQVAQLRYERTDQQRSAPQTQETVKEKTHEP
- a CDS encoding DegT/DnrJ/EryC1/StrS family aminotransferase, which codes for MIPVNEPLIGKQEEAYVRECLHTGWISSSGRFIEQFEEKWADYCGKKFGVAVSSGTAALQVALGCIGLEPGDRVVLPTFTIISCALAVIYNGGIPVLADCDPHTWCLSPEGVKDAIDREVQAGNAHRLKAIMPVHIYGHPVDVDPILELADTYSLTVLEDAAEAHGAEYLAGRTGGSAAWKRCGGLSDLAVFSFYANKAITTGEGGMVITDNAMFAEKARSLRNLCFRPEQRFLHTEAGHNFRMTNIQAAIGLGQLERIETILEKKKAIGKAYGERLSDLRDLMLPIEEPWAKSIYWMFGIVLEEETGINASQMAQRLRDKGIDTRPFFLGMHEQPVFHKMGLFKNEKYPVSERLARQGLYLPSGLTLTESQIDEVAEAVRNILT